The Oryctolagus cuniculus chromosome 12, mOryCun1.1, whole genome shotgun sequence genomic interval TagttcctgctaaggcacactccaggggcagcaggagatggctctagctgggtccctgctgcccacgtgggacagctggatggctcctggctctggtctggcccagccccagctgttacgggcattgagtgtgaaccagcagatgggagctctgtcgctccccttctacctctcaaaaaaagaaaaactgaaattttcaGAACTGCCTTCATCAAATACGCCCATGGACAGCAGGAGAGAAGGAATCTGTATCCactttttcagttttcttgatGTTGTATGTGAAAGGCTGCAGCAGAGAAAGCTcattttccattcactgcttaTGGGATAAAATCATTTGCAAATTCCTTAACTGATGGtgcaccaaaaataaatgcaattctGGCATatgatataaaaaaaatttaagaaagttaTGTGGCATAAAGAGGACATTTTTAAATCTTGAAGCGTACGATCTCTGAAAAGTATCTTTTACAAGCACCACAGAGCAGACCCGCTCCTTAGTAATTTGCAGAAATCTCATCAACATGGTGCTGGCGACAAATATTTACTCGAagccaatttctctctcttttctcccggCAGCCACCTCAACCACCAGTCCCTGGAATTCCACACAACCGCTTCGAAACCTCCAAGACTCCCCTGGCATTAGTCACTTGGAAAATATATGAGCCTGTGTGTGCGCAACATTGTGCTGGGGATAATAGGTGAAACAAACCCGGCACCTTCCCACGAGGATCCACCGGGTGAAGGGAAGAGTGCTGACAATGCGAGGGAGATTCTTAGGACAAAATGACGACAGATGGTACGATGCTCTGATAAACCCCAAGCACCCAGAGAGCCATCGGCAGAGGCTGGCTGGCTGCTAGGGTTCCCAGGCTGGTAAACACATGtacggggggtggggtggggtgggattcCTGTGTTGAAATCCTCAACCACCTGGCGATGCACTAGGAGGTGGGGCCGTTGGGAGGTGGCCAGGTGGTGGGGGTGGAATCTTCATGAATAGGATGCACGCCCTTATTAAAGAAGCCCAGAGGCGCCCCCACtcccaccatgtgaggacacgcAGGGGGTGCTGGCTGCCAGGAAGCAGGCCTTGAccggcagcttgacctgctggtGCCTGGACTTCGCACTCCCCGAGCCTCCAAGCCCTGAGAAAGTTCACCCGAGCCACAGCATGGACGGCACGTGTTACCGCAGCCCCCAAGTGGACGAGGACCACGCTGGGACAGGGAAGGCCAGCCTGCTGCCAGCAGAAGCCCATGGGATTTGCTCCAGAGCTCGaacctgtcactccccctcttcgtggaggagcaacactgaaccctgcctaggcttcatatccgagtcacggcaccattatgtcgctccccctcttcatggaggaacaacacaagaccctgcgctgttctttcgtctgctcggccctccccgggtttgctgctggttcttcccgggttggctactatcccttccacctccgtggaagggcagttccccctggccacattccccacttccgcaggggagcggcacaccgccggccggctttctcgggggctgcacgggttcccttagatgttccccatagatgttcctggtgcatgccgtctctctcctcctttatagtcctcctccgccaatcccaactcggctgcccacacgccgagtacgctgctctccaatcaggagcaagtcctacagttaattggttgaactggaggcagctgtgcggaagctgtttacttctctcccagcgccatattgtgggagagcagatgcatagaataagtcttaattccagtaactcagtctagtccggttgctccccacagaacctACCGTCCTTGGTGCCCTTGGAATCTGTAGTTTTGTTCTGTAGCTTCCTTAGGGCCACGGGTGAGGCCATCTTTCATAAACCGGTTTGAAGTCTGCATGTTTCCTGCGATTGTCTCACAGGCCattggccctgcccaggcctccacACAAAGCACCCTGACTGGTTCCCATCCAGCAGGTTCCCAGGCTAGCCCTCGTGCAGACATTCTAGGATTCGGGAACAAGTCACTCACTCGCCTCCTAGACTTGGGCTTTGAGCTTTCGCCAGACACTGCAGCCTCACGATGGACCCCAGGCTCCGAGGCCGTGGAGACGGGTGGTGCTACGTTATCTCCTCCAGGGGCCAAGGGACTCCGGGGCTCCACCTCGCGTGGCTGCTCAACAGGAACTGTGAAAGAGACTCTCTTCTGCACAGAGCTGAACGCGGAGCAGGCTTGGAGGAAAGCGCGTTCATCGGCTACTTGCAGGGGCAGCTCCTCTTCTAGTTATCGCCTGCTCATCCACGTCTCCTGGATGAGACAAAGTGTGTGTCTGCTCCTGCAGAGAGGGGTCCAGCCCTTCCCGCAGCACTGCCCCTGCCCCGTGACAACTTCCTAGGGAAAAAGGGTTTAGCATCTGCTATTTCGGAAATGAGAACAGGAAAGCAAATGTGATGTGGAGGCGCCACCTACAGCCCAGGACTGGAACTGTTACCGGATTGCACTAAAGAAAGGACAGCAGATGTGTCGCCCAGTCCTCAGGACAAGTCATCACCCTACGGACTGACTGTGCGCCCCTTTCAGGCAACCTGAGTCGCAGTACTCAGTCCTCAGACACCCTAACTGGAAAGCAAGACCACCAAGACATTTGTTCCAGAAACAACCCGAGAGCAAACCATTTTGAATGAATAACTGCTCTGCTCTCCAATGAAGACGACAGCTCCACCGCATGCTAACGTCTAACACTGCGACAACGGCGACTGCAGGAACAGCCCAGGTGCTGCAGGGATGAAGCGAAGCGCAGAAGAAACATTAACTCAGGATGCTGCCGACACAGAACACACAGAAACAGGCTCCTGGTATTTCCTGAGGTCACACTTTTATTCACACTCCAGCATTCTTGCAACCTTCCGTATTACTGCCGAATAGGACCCACATTTCTGTAGTTACTCCACAAAGTCACATACAAGGACGCTGCACGGCTGGGACCCTGCAGAACGTACAGAGAAGCTGAGCGGGTCTCTTTCCCGAGCTCACAGAagaccccccacccacccacccattccCTGCAACCACCGGGGCTCCAGGCAGAGCACACCAGACAGGAGACGCAGTGACACAGGCAGCTCAAGCACGAGACAAAGGCACTGCGTTCTCTCACTGCAGAATGTGTTCTTCCGGTTTAAATAAGTTCACGctttttcacagaaaaaaaaatatacttcAGGCAAATAAAAGCAAATCCCGGGTTAGCACGCTTCAGTGTTCCGTTTCCTCTTTATTACCTTCATCAAGGCAAGCAAAGTACAGATGCTGTACGTAGAACAGACCGACGTCCCTCCCGCCCATCCATCCAGGGGACACAGGGCGCGCTCCCTCGAAGCACGCGCCGCAGCTAGATGTACAGGGAGCCATCTGCGGGGCCCACGTAGCCGACCCCGATCAGCAAGACGTCGATGAGCGTCCAGATGCCCAGGCCCCCGAAGCTGAAGAGCTTGCCGAGGCCTTCCCGCCACTGGCCCAGGTAGAAGCGATCCGCTCCGAAGCCGCCCAGGGTGATGCTGCAACAGCAGTGGGCAGTGTGAGACCCGGTGCCCCTGCAGCCCGCGGGGCTCACCAACCACCCCCGGCTGCGCGCGAAGAGGCGCAAACGGTCAGAGCCCTCAGTAAGAACACAGATGGCACCAGCACCGAACGACCGGGGTAGAGACGGCTTGGACGTTAGCAGTAAACACACCATTTTAAGTACACTGGGACCTCCTATGTTCCCTCGTACAGATAAGCAGTTCATCTTGCTTTTCAGCATCAAAACCCAGCAGAGGCCAACCCAGCAGAAAGTGCACTGACGGGGCCAGGAGCTGACCCAGACCACTCCTCTCCTAAGGTCCTTTCAAACCCTAGGACCTAACAACAACGGAAAAActcacagcagcagagagagcagTGGTCGTGAGGCAGTTCCAGCAATGCCCACCCTAAGGCCAGCCCTGCTGGATGGGTGCCTGTCCCACCCCCCCAATCCCGCATGCTCAGCCCTCTGTATCCAGACGACATgtacttcagaagaaaaaaactgtgtgtgtgaacacacacaGACTTTTCCTCCTGCCATTATCCCCTAAGGAACACAGCGTGACAGCTAAGTAGGAAGCCTTTATATTGTATCAGGGATTATTCACAATCTAAGCACACAGCGGTATGTGTGCGCCTGTGCAAACACTACGCTGCTGTAGACGAGGGACCTTGGCACCCGTCGGCGGGGATCGGGGACTCAATGCCGTCGGGTGCCGCAGGCCGGCCGCACCTCCCGCAAACCCGGAGACCTCGGCATCCGACGGTGGGAATCGGGACTCAACACTGTAGGATGCACAGGCCGGCCGCACCTCCCAAAACCCTGAGCATCACCTCCGGTGAGGCCTTCGAGCTCTGAGAAACGACTCTGAATCTTAGGAGTGGCTGTTAAGCGTTTTTGGTGATGTAAGTCATTAACAGTACTGGGGAAACCAGGTGAGGGGTACACAGAACTCTGTAAGTTTCCTATAAATCTAAAATGACCCTAcattaaagttgtttttttttaagtcagtcaGCTGTCAGTCCACACCTGAACTGCGGCAAAGACTGAGGCCAGATATCCGGCCTCACCATCACGGCCCATTTCCCAGCGAGGCCCTGCCCCATCCTTCCTGCTCCCTGGCCTAACCCGGCTGCAGTGGATCTCGACAGACAGGGGCCACCTCAGGCCCTGGGGGGATACCTGGCCACATCTGGAGACGCTCTCACCGTCACCACTGGCAGCGGTATCTGTGACTGACAGCTAGTAGCAGAGAGTGGCTGGGGTGCTGCTAACATCCTACTGTATACACAGGTAAAGAATGACTTTGCCCAAACTGTAACCAGTGTGAGGTCAAGAAACTCTGCCCTGTGCCACCGTGCAGGCCTCGGTGTGTCCAGCTCGCACCCTGAGACTGCAACTGGACACAGTGCAACTAACCAGACTGTCACGGCCAGACCCCACCTGCAGAGACCTGTTTAAACACTGAAGGCTTCAGCAAATGCAAGCCCATTGTTAGGTGGGGATCACAGGTCTACAACCTCTGAAGGGTGAAATCACAGGTGATTCTCAtgcttttattcttattttctctgGTTTTTGATACTGAGCATTGTGTCACTTTTATAAAGTGTTAAAAATGTATCATAAACCTATTTTAAAACTCTGTAGCATTTTACTTACCCCAGGCATGTTCAGGACAGAAAACTGTACCTGGTTTTTAATTGCTCAGTTAAGCCAGCCTCCCACTGAACTCCAGAAAGGCGCTGGTCTGATGGCCTACACTCTCCAGAGTCTATGACATGGGGCAGACGCGAGCGCAGGAGGGACACACAGCTCAGTGTCTGAGAGCGCACTGACGCCAGGTGTGCGACACACATTTAACTCAGCAGACAGGAGTTTACCTGAGCGCGAGAGCGGTAGACCACTTGTAGCCTCCGGTCCAATTGCAGTAGAGCATCTTGGGAAATGTACGGttcccttaaagaaaaaaataaagaaaacactcCACTGAGAACCAAGGACATAAACATACTCTCACAGGGATCCTGCACTGTACGTAATGGCCTTCCAAGTTAGAATTTTAAAGCAAGTCAGCTCTCTTTACAGTACAGTAAGAAGTGTGCCCCACGGTGGACAGCACAGTGGACCTTTTCCTTTGCGAGCACCGACTCCATCCTGTCAGGGAGGGGAGTTACCGCCCGCTCTCAGGACCGCAGGGTAGCCTaagagaggacagacagacacaccccCACAGCAACAGCAAGCCAGAGCGATGACCACGCTTCAACGCCCCATGTCCCGCACTCGTCGCCCTGGGACAACGGGCGGGCCATAGGGAAAACCTGTCAAGCTGAGTCTACCTCACCCCTGCCGCATACCCCTGCACACGTGcaaccaggagctgggacagaAATGTCGACAGCAAATAATCCAATTCCCAGGCGAATGGAGAGACTGACACAGTCTTAGGTCAAAAAAGAGAAATTCCTACAAGAATCTGAGCTGTATGTGGACAGGAAAAAGGAAGTTCCATTACCACAGCCTGGTGTCACTGTCTAAACACCTAAAATGTGCACTAAAGAGCAtgggtttgtttgcttttagatttacttatttgaaaggcagagttacagacagaaagatcttccatccgctcgttccctccccaagtggttgcaacagctCAGGCTGGACCAAGcaaaaatcaggagcctggaacttcatccgggtctcccacatgagtgctggggcacaagtacttgggccatcttccaccgccttcccaggtacattagcagggagctggatcggaagtggagcggccaggactggaactggtgcccacgtgggatgccggtgtcacaggcagagccCAACCAGCTATGCCAAGACTGTCCCCTGAAGAGTGTCTCATTCGCTATTACGCACACAACAGAACTCTAGGCAATTCTGAAAAGGAAGTAGGATGGTAAAGACAGAAGTGCGTGGGTCTCCGAGGACGGGGAGGAGCGAGTGGACGGAGGTGACACACACAGGCAGCTGCACGCATCGGGGCTGTTTCAGCTCCTCTGGCTACGGCTGTGTTTATGTTACACTTTATACCTCACATCCCTCTTCTTGTTTTATcgaattttaaatttaaagagaactgcacagatctgaaTGCTTGTTTTCGGTTCACTGAGTTTATTATCGAGGCTAGGCAACCCTCCACATCTGCTGTTTCTGATCGAATAGTTCAAATTCATTTCTCAGCACTGTGGCTAAAGCCCCTTGAGGACACACAGAGGACAACACACTCTGCTCCCAGACTGCCCTGGACGCCGGCTCACCCAAGCAATGGATGTGGTCCCGCACGGTGCAGTTGGCGGCGTAGCGCTGCCGTGGACACGACACGGCCATGCAGCTGGTGGAGCTGGTGCACTCGTAGTCTGTTTCGGGCAGCTGCCAGCAGAACCGGCACGTCATGTTGATGACGAAGCTCTCCTGGGCCCGCAGCTCTCGATCCTGCTTCCAAAGGACAGGAACTCGtcaggcaggggctgtggccagTGCCAGGCCACACGATCGCAGGGCGCATTTCCAAAGCCCCAGACGTGCGCTGCAGCAGTAAGTGGCAGGCAAACGGATACCAAAACACGCGTGCACAGCAAATGCACAGTACGATGCCGTCACCACAAAAACACACGCCCAGCGTATGCGGCGTGCAGTCCAAACGCAAGGCTGTCTGTGGTGATGAGATCCTGACATCTCTTTTGCTTAACTCAATCTGTCACAAAGAGAAAAACCTgtccagtcccagtcccagacGGCTGGAAGGGACTGACGAGTACATTCACTGACGGGCACcgagaggccaggaagaagcagaaCGCGGCCCCCGAGCCCGGCCTGCTGCTTCCTACGTCTAACGCGCTGTCTTGCTTCTGAGTTCCACATCTCCCCGGCATCTCAGGGGAACCGCCTGACATGAAAGCCCCAAGCCCCCGTGCCAGCGGTGCCCCTGCACTGGGCTGCCTACTGGTCCACCAAGTGCCTGTGGAGGCGCACCGACGGCCGAGCTGCAGAGCGCCAGGGGAGACGCCGGAGGAGGGCTGCAAGGCAGAGGGGCTCCCCGCAGCAGCACGGGCAGGGTCGGCgaacctggatttgattcctgatGTGCAGCTCAGTGACCTTCAACAGAGGCACATCTGCTTCTACCTGGAATCCACTGTAGACAAGACGGGGCACCAGGCAGCCACCCGGCACTGCAGCGGTTACTGAACCCATCTTCTCTGCAGAGGACGGAGCCCTTCGAACGCTCAGCCTTGGTAAAAAGACActcccaggcccctgcacacgtCGAGGAGCCCGACACCCACCAGCAggacccacacctgccccagatCCGCCAGCAGGCTGAATGCAGGCACCCAGTGCGGGGGCACCGCTGGCACGGGGGGCTGGGGCGCTCCTCCAACCCTAAAGCAACACTCTGGTCATGCACACTCCAGCGGAAACAACAGATCACAGTTACCGGGTAACTGCAACAGCAGCAATCTGACACGGAGAGGAACGCAGggctttaaatttcatttctatttatatatttctcaGAGCAGTTAAAAATACAGgcgtgggcactgtggcacagcaggttaaagccaccacttgggatgcctgcattccatactggaggcagcagaggatggcccaagtgcctgggttcccgcctcccatgtgggaggcctagagggagcccctggctcctgactgcagccttgcctagctctggctgtggcgggcatttggggaacgcgccagcggtggatggaagatccatctctcctctctccctgcagaAGTCTACACTGCACTTTGAAGATGAGGCTTCCGGCACACAGACCGCTGAGAGTAAGCTGCAGCACTTACGACACAGGTCACAGACGGCTTCACGGCACAGTCGAAAGTGGCAGGCTTCCCGTAGACGCAGGAGAAGTTGGTGGCGCAGTCTATGCAGTCCGCAGGGAGTCTGCTGCACAGACCGTTGCTAGGACACTTGGTCACGTAGGGTGGGATTTCGGTAGTCTCTGTGAGAGGCGACaggaagctcactctctccccAACAGGCGCACGGGACCCCGAGAGGCACGGGGCTCGGTGCGGTTCTGCCGCTCCTGCCTCGCAAGAGGCACACACACGAAAGGGTCTCACGTACACACAACGTACAGAAAATGCCAGGCAGGGTCAGGGGCGCGAAAAAACATCTCCCACTTTATAAGATGAAAAACTAACGCTGAGAGATGTAGGACCTGGGAAAATCAGCCGTGGCCAAAGTGGAACCAGCTATTCTTGAGAGCGACTTTGGGAAACAGGATTTCTTGtgctttctctaaaaaaaaaaatactctgcgTTTTAGACGCGAGCACAGTGTTGTTGCTGACACTGCAGCACCGCCACCCGGGTCATTTCACGGAGACCACGGGGCCGGGCGGGGACGGGCCcgcagagcccagggctgcccgCTCAGCCCCGGGTGCTCACGCCGCCGTGCGCGCAGGTTCCTCCCCTACCCGACTCCAGGTCCCCGCAGGCCCTGCGCGGTCCTCCCACGTCACACAGCCCGCGGAGGGTGGCGTGCGGGGCTCGCGCGCAACCTCGGGGGCCGGGCGACGGGATGGA includes:
- the TM2D3 gene encoding TM2 domain-containing protein 3 isoform X2; amino-acid sequence: MAAAAGALLGLGRLWRLLLFLSQFCVLSGGEHSQPLAQPVKDAAPTRAFTAAPRAPETTEIPPYVTKCPSNGLCSRLPADCIDCATNFSCVYGKPATFDCAVKPSVTCVDRELRAQESFVINMTCRFCWQLPETDYECTSSTSCMAVSCPRQRYAANCTVRDHIHCLGNRTFPKMLYCNWTGGYKWSTALALSITLGGFGADRFYLGQWREGLGKLFSFGGLGIWTLIDVLLIGVGYVGPADGSLYI
- the TM2D3 gene encoding TM2 domain-containing protein 3 isoform X1, which produces MAAAAGALLGLGRLWRLLLFLSQFCVLSGGEHSQPLAQPVKDAAPTRAFTAAPRAPETTEIPPYVTKCPSNGLCSRLPADCIDCATNFSCVYGKPATFDCAVKPSVTCVQDRELRAQESFVINMTCRFCWQLPETDYECTSSTSCMAVSCPRQRYAANCTVRDHIHCLGNRTFPKMLYCNWTGGYKWSTALALSITLGGFGADRFYLGQWREGLGKLFSFGGLGIWTLIDVLLIGVGYVGPADGSLYI
- the TM2D3 gene encoding TM2 domain-containing protein 3 isoform X3, translated to MAAAAGALLGLGRLWRLLLFLSQFCVLSGGEHSQPLAQPVKDAAPTRAFTAAPRAPETTEIPPYVTKCPSNGLCSRLPADCIDCATNFSCVYGKPATFDCAVKPSVTCVQDRELRAQESFVINMTCRFCWQLPETDYECTSSTSCMAVSCPRQRYAANCTVRDHIHCLGEPASRAVWEQRAPGLTLPTAVAASPWAASERIASTWASGGKASASSSASGAWASGRSSTSC
- the TM2D3 gene encoding TM2 domain-containing protein 3 isoform X4 is translated as MAAAAGALLGLGRLWRLLLFLSQFCVLSGGEHSQPLAQPVKDAAPTRAFTAAPRAPETTEIPPYVTKCPSNGLCSRLPADCIDCATNFSCVYGKPATFDCAVKPSVTCVDRELRAQESFVINMTCRFCWQLPETDYECTSSTSCMAVSCPRQRYAANCTVRDHIHCLGEPASRAVWEQRAPGLTLPTAVAASPWAASERIASTWASGGKASASSSASGAWASGRSSTSC